A region of the Callithrix jacchus isolate 240 chromosome 5, calJac240_pri, whole genome shotgun sequence genome:
GCCAGGTGCTGACCCTGATGCCTTGGCAGGGAgctcccagcactatgggaggggGCAGGGCTGGCGTCTGGGGTCTGGGAcagcctcaccttcctgagcACCAGCTCCCCGTTCATGTGCATGGCCAGGTTTCCGAAGTGCAGGAGCATCTGGTCCGTGGCCAGCTGCTGCTCAATGACGTCATCCCCATAGATGGCCACGATGGCCACGCAGATGAAAAGGTGGAAGTAGTCTGTCTGTGGAGGCGGGGAGAGTTCAGACTCGGGGTCTGACCGagccccaggccctgcctccGGGGGAAACTGAGTGCTGAGGTGCCAGCTAGGGCTTCAGAGCAAGACGTCTGGGCTCAGAGCCCAGCTCTGGGGCCTTGAGGCCCTGGGCAAGCTACATCGCCTCTTTGgccctcagtttcccctcctGCACGTGGGGTCTGTCCTGGGACCCACATGCCTGGGCTGCTGCGATATCCAAAGGGGACGATGCTGAGCTCAGCACCCAGGGGCTGctgctgctctgctgggtggcaGTGTGATCTCCATGACGGGAGCCAAGAGCATCCTTCCTCAGAAGGCCTGGCCTGTGCTTGTGGGGAGGCCTCACTTGTAATGGTCTTGAGCAATGGTGAGTGGGGAAGGCTGGGTCAGAACTCACTCCAGCGGGCTGTGGAATGTGCCTCTGGCAGCCACCCAAGGGTCAGCCTGTCCTCCTGGCTCCAGGCCACACCCCCCCAAATCATGCCCCAGAGACAACTCAAAGGTTTGTGGCTAGAAAGTGGGAAGATCCTAACAGCAGGCACAGCAGCTCCCCAACGGGGTGGCTGAAATGACCCCACTGTCCTTAAGCCTCTCTTCAGGAGTCCTCGCGCCCTTTGAGGACTCCGCTGCCCTCCCTTTAGGCTACCTCTGGGGCCTGCCAGCATCTCGCTATGTGCAGCAGGAAGCCCAGCCGGGTCCTGACCACGCATCCTGTGTGCTCTCTGGCCGGGATGCCTCGAGGCGCGCCGCCTTTGATGCATGCGTGTTTCCGGAGGCACAGGAAGGACGGGGGCACCGGGAAGTCCATGTTTAGTCTCTTGACATTGACCACACAAGCCAGCGGAACGGTGTCCCCAGTCCAGGCTGCAGAGCACACCATGAGGGCAGAGGCTGTGGACAACTCCCACGCCCCGGCCTGCTCCGGGAGGGACCGTGCACCAGGCTGTCCCACTCCTTCCTCTGAACTCCTCCTGACGGTCTTATTTTGGCTCCGACGGTTCCTTTCGCTACAATTTGAACTGTGGCTGGGGTGAGACACGGTGGAGGAGTTCCAGGAAGGTGGACGTCCAGCTTCTCTGGGAGAGGAatgtggggagggagagggagggcctGCTCTCCACGGGCTGCCCAGCACAGGCAGATTTCAGTTCCCAGGACAGGCGGGGTGTGGGCTGTCCAGCCCCACCACACATGGGCAGCAGATGGGTCACTGGGCAGTTAAAGGCCTCACCTGACAACAACCTTCCCATTCCACAGAGCTCACTCCTGGCTCCTTAgcagcccagccccaccccatAATACCACCAAACTGATCAAGGGACGGGACCAACTGTGGCTAAGTTCAGCCCATAgtctgaaaacaacagaaacttgcTGTGTGGACTTCCAACAAAATGGCAGGCAACAAAGATGAGGCGCATGTCACACGGGCCCCTGCTGCAATTCCGACTAGATCTCATCACACTCGGACATAGAAGGTGCCCGGGACAGGGCCCACCCACTGGGCCACGCCTCCAGCCGGCTCCTAACTGCCTGAATGCAAAGGAATGAGGGCAGCAAATGTGCCACTGGAAAAACGTGTAAggagatacaattttttttttttttggtgggcgggggtgggggggaagcaGCCTTTCGGTCCATCCTGACGCAGTTCCCTTTATTAAAGCAGATCATCCGTCCTGCACATCCATGCAGAGCAGGCTAAGCCAAGAGGGAAACCCGATCGGGCCAGGGTCGAGCCGATCGACGCATGCAAAGGCGGCCGTGGCACCGGCACTCTGTGGCTCCAGACTCGCTTTTATCAGACATCAGCCCCTGCGGTGTGAGTGAGGACGGGAGCGCTGACGCAAATGTCTTTGGGCAGATGGGTGTTCTCATCCATCTCAGGGTTCTCTGACCGAGGCTGCTGGAGCTGCCGTGGTGGAGGGAGCCCGCTCCTGCAACAGGGTCCAGCCCTCCCGGATGTGAGTTTTTTTTAAGAGGCTGATGGATTCAAAGAGACTTGCTTATCTTTTGACATCTCCAGCTTGTCCCTAATTTGGGCATTACGGCCATGTGACAGAGCCAGTGCTGTGCTCCAAGGGGAATTTACTGAGAAGATGCTGGTGACCGTGGATGGCGAGTGGGAGGTGGCGTCGCTGACGGGGGCCCTCTGGAGGGGCCAATGGGGAAGTGGGGTCTCAGACTGGTTCTCTGCACAGGAGGGTAACGTTAGCCAGCCCTCATGGCAGGCCAGTCctgagggggcagggcagtgctGGCCCCCGCTCGTGGGCACCAGTGTCCCGGGCTGCTGTGGCCTTGCGCAGGCCCCGACGGTGTCACTCACACTGATCGGTTGTGACAGGAGGGAGCTCAGCCCCAGAAAGTGGTAATGAGCGCAGTCAGTGGGCAATTTGCATCGATTTCAGTGACTGGGGAAGCGACCTTCGAGGTTTGGAGCCAGCCACGTGGGACTGGAAGGCAGTTGCCTCGTGGGGGCTGATGTGTGGCTGTGGGTGGGGGGCAGTGAGGCagaggggcagggggcagggtggccacagtggctcagggGCCATGGTCccaacctccccagccccaggcccctgcCCTGGCTCACCTGGTAGTGGGCCCAGCAGGCCTCCCAGATCCGCAGCGCTTCGGCCTCAGGGAACTCACGCTTGAAGCACAGCAGGAGCCATCGGTGGCAGAAGAGCATCTGCAGGCCATCCTCGCCCAGTGAGACCAGGTGCTGGTAGAATCGCAGGTGCGTCAGCCGCAGCAGCTCCCGCAGGTACAGCTGAGGGCGAGGCCAGCACCCGTTAGCCCGGCCCCTTTCGGGCCTGCTGCCCAGGAGGCCCACTCCCAGGGGGGCCCTTCCTCAGACCTCCCCGACCTGGAAAAGCACACCCGGGGCCTCTGCCTGCTGCACCTGCCTGTCCCCATTACTTTATTCCACCATGAgaattggctcacacctgtctcTGCCAGTTCCTCCCAGACCTGACTGTTCGGAGGCTGTGGTGTGGCCCAGGATGAGTATTGTTCCCCAGCGTGGCAGAGGCTGAGCAGCCACTACACAGCCAGTAAGGCTCCCCAGCCTCAGTGGACACTTGGGAGCTGTTTCCCACCTCCACCCCTCCtgaaggtgagtggatcatccaGGGAACCATCACCCCTCACTTTGGCTCTGCTCATCTTCTATGTGGAAGATCTATCATCTTTTAGAGCTGATGGAGGGCAGGAAGGGGATGTGTCTGAGCCCCAGGATGCTCAATTCCTGACATTAAGGTCACCTCCCAGTGACACGAGACAAGATTGGGGCTATTTCTGGCAGCACCTGGCCTCAAGACACTGACTTCATCAATGCCTCTGGAAAATCAATCTCCAGCAGTCAATGAGTCACCCAGCCATGTGCTGCCTTGAGCCGTCAGGGGCGAACGGTGTTGGGCTCTGTAACTGCCTCCCCAGGCAACGTGGACAACTGATGTTACACCCACTGGGTGATGCAGAGTGAGGAGGCTCGGTGAGGGTCAGCCTGCAGCCAGTGGGGGCGGGGGTTAGATCACAGCTGGGGGGATCCTGGGGCAGGGTTCAGGGGCACATGCCTCTTCCCACACCTCTGGCCCATTGTTCCCACGGGAGACTGCGCTGGAGCTGTGTGGCTGCCCTCCGCCCTGTGCCTGCAGCTGGGCCAAGTCCCCCCATGTGGACGATACCTTGCAGACACTCCACTCCCACCCCATGCAGGTGCCTGCGCCACCCTGCCTGGGATCCGTTGCCTTCCAATCCTCTCTGTTGGCTTCAGCTCTCCCAGCCTGTCATCAGCCACCCCTAACAGTTAGTGTATAGCAGCGGTCCCCACCCTTTGTGGTACCGGCGACCCGTTTCCTGGAAGACAGTTTCCCATGGACCAGGTAGTGGGAATGGTTTTGGGCTGGAACTGTTCCACTTcacatcatcaggcattagagtctcataagcagcgcagttcacaatagggtgcTAGGGTTCgagcttctatgagaatctaatgcagcTGCTGCTCTGATAAAGGAGGAGCCCAGGGAATGCACTCTGGCCCGcccaccgctcacctcctgctgtgcggcccagttcctaacaggccaccaACCAGCACCAGTCCTCAACCTGGGGGTGGGGACCCCATTCTATTAGAAATGCTCTGTGACCACGGGGTGGACCCCATTCTATCAGACACTCTCTGTGTCCTGGGGTGGGGACCTCCGTTCTATGAGACAGGCTCTGTAGCCTGGGGGTGGGGACCCTGTTCTGAGACATACTCTGTGGCTGCAGGGTGGGGAccctgtggcccaggcctgtGAGGCCCTCCATCAGCTCTACCCTCACTACTTGTGATGGGTCTGGTCCAGGAAGACTGGGTTACCCAGTGCCACCACCAGGACTGCTCCACTTAGCCCAGCCTTAGTGATGCTCAGGGACAGACCCCATGTACCCTGGCTGTCCCCAGTGCCTTCCTGTCCTTATCACAGGTGCCTCCTGCAGCGCTCCTGACACCCAGTGTCCTCTGCTCACAATGCTGGCTTCCTGACCGTGTCTCCCGGCCAGAAGGGTGAGTGTCTGCTGCCTGTGCCCAGCAGGTAGTTGGTGGACACGGGCGATGTGTGCTGAGAACACTGAGTGGGGAACACTGAGTGGGTGCCCCTGGCTCCGTCCCTGCACTGCACAGTGGCCCTCAGGCCCTGCCTCATCCGGCTGGGCTCAGCCACACCGCCAACATTCAGAGCTTCCTGGTCTACATAGGGCTGATCCTTTTGAGGAGGCCTTGACGGGAGAGGTGTCAGCTGGGCACCCCAGGGAAGGAGTGGGATGTGAGGACTGACCCCGCGGGCCCCACGGGGACATCAGGAGCCCCTCCTCTTCCTATCCCCACTCAGAAGCCCTGGCTGTGTTGACCCCTGCAGGGAGCATTTTATAAGGCGCAGGGAGGACTGGGTGTGATGGGGCCTCTCCTTCTTTCCCAGCCAGGGAGTTTGGGCCAGGCTGTCACgtgtagggggtggggggaggccaCAAGAGCCGCCCACACCACGTGGCCTCTGGACCTGCAGGGAGTTGGGGGGCATCCCCAGAGATAAGGGCAAAGCCACCCATATCCCATGGCAAATCCTATCCTGGCTTTTCCGCTGCCCACTGACCCACAGCAGCCAAGCCACATGTCACCACGGCAACCCTGGCTACAAGGGGAGAGGCAGCCTGGGCCCTCGATCCCTTGGATGCAACCATCCCTCTGAGCCTCACCAACTGTTTCTCCATGTCCTCGTCCCGAGGGGAGCTGACAAAGATCGTGTTCTGCATCAAACCCACAAAGCACCAGAAGGTGTCCGATTCGTCCAGGACCTCGGCCAAGATGGGCGCCACCAGGTCCGACATGCCCTGGGAGTAGCCGACGGCTGGGTTGTAGACAGCATAGTTCAGCAGGATCCTCCTGGGAGGTGGCCGAGACAGCAGAGGCTGGGGATGACCCTCACCGTGGCACACTGCCCACCCCACAGAACCCTGGGCCATGGACCCTGCCTGCCCCGCCTGCCTTCATCTCGGTGGAAGGCAGCTCTGCCACCATCTTAGAACCCAAGCTGAGGTTCTGGACACATAGACTCTTGCTTTGTAAAGGTAATGgcctggccaggtgaggtggctcatgcctataatcccagcactttgagaagccgaggtgggcagatcacctgaggtcaggagttcaagactagcctgggcaacatggtgaaaccccgtctctactaaaaatacaaaaattagctgggcatggtggggtgcacacctgtaatcccagctacttgggaggctgaagcaggagactcaggttgaacccaggaggtggaggttgcagtgagctgagttcataccactgtactccagtctaggtgacagagcaagactccgtctcagaaaaaaaagcagtgcCTGCTAAGCCTAGGCCCAGAACCTGAGAGCAGGAGTAAGGGGGAACACGGGTCTGATTTACAGAAGGATGGACTGCCTGTGGCAAGGGGTGGGCTGGCAGGGACATTTCTGTTGGCTGTTAATTTTGTGCAATTATTTGCTAGGCTGCAGCAGAATGTCACAGATGCCAGCCTCTGGCTCTGTGTGCCTGTATGACTGCAGGACCACCCACGGGGAGGTGGAGGGGGTGCATGGGGAAGCTGGTCCATGGTTGGTATGAGCCAAGCAAGGACAGGCTTGGTGGTGCCCAGGGGATGGGGGTCTCTGTGGGCCCCACTGGTTTCCCTGGGATGCCGTGGCTCTGAGATGCCGACTCGAGTAGCTCATGAGTAGTGTGTCCTTCACTTCTGAGGCTTTGATGTCTGAACTTGGAAAGAGAGCCCCTGTAGAAAGTCACTGGGGGCTCATCCACTTCCCGGAGGGGTTGGGAGAGGCTTGCAGACTTGCAGATGGGGAACGGGCTGGCTGGGAGGAGTACCTCATGCTCTCCACATTGGGATTGTCGTCCCCTCGGAAGAACTGGTTGCTCCGATCAGTCCGGACCACGTCTTTGTCCACGGTGAACTGCACGTTGCGCCAGAATGCTCTGTGCTCCTCAGGGGTCATGGAGAGCCTGTGTGGAGCAGAGCACCCGGCCAGGGTCAGCAGGTGGCACCTGGAGGCATCTCGTGGGGACACACTCTGGGAAGCCGCCTTCCCTCCCAACCCTGTTCCCTGGATGGGAGCTGGGCTGCTGCTGCCAGCTGCTGACTCTCCCTGACGCGACGGATGGGTGGCGTGCATCCAAGGCTCTCCCTGGTATTAACTCAGCCTCACAGGCTCCAGTGtcccagagagaagagaaggttGCAGCCTAATGGATAATGAGGCCTTGGCCCCGAACCAGCGCTCTGGAGGGAAGCTGAGCACAGGCCAGGAGCTCACCTCCTGGAGAGAGAGCTTACCGCAGCCCTGGGTGAGTGGACCCCAAGTGGGACACGACACTCCCGCCTCCGGGGCCCTTCACCCCACGAGGCCCTGCTCCTAGCCCCAGTCTTCAGCTGTGGGACGTCAGCGCCTAGTTAAGTCTGTTGAAGGAGAATTCTAAAACCTTGACATGTGAGCTAACGAGCCCGCAGTTCCGAGGCCCGAGTGCTCGGTTTAATGACTGCACTTAGCCCACCCTATCACTCACGTTCCTGGGAGACCCATTTCTGAAAGAAACTATGGGTCACGAAACATATTATCAATGCTGAATTGCACCTCAAATTGCCTTTTCAAATGACATTTTCCTCTGCGGCTCGGCAGGGCGGGCCAGGTGGTTACCTCCTCCGCTGGATGTCAGAGTACTCCTTCCGCTTCTGCAGCCGCAGCGCCTCCCGCTCCTCCGACGTGGACTCGTGGCTGTAATAGCGCAGCAGGAAGGGCCAGACCTCCCCCCGGATTGACACATCAATGCCGCCAAAGAAAATGGCCTAGAGGAAGCGGCAAAAGTTGGGGAGGGGATAAAATAGGGCAGCTCAAAGAACCCCCAAATCCCCAGAGATGTGTGTTTTGGTGGCTTTGGTGCGCCTTGATTCAGATCTCTGCAATTTGCATGTTTACAAGGGGAAAGCGGTGGCCTTCAATTCCCATACAGGACACAAACCCGGCTCATTTCAATGTCAATGCCCCCCCTGGGGTGGCGCTCAGATTAACCTGTCGTTCTCACGTCGTGGCCTAATCCCTGGTTTTGGAAATGCTGCATTTCACTGCAAACCCTTCTATGCAGGCTGACAAGGTATCCCCCCAAACCCGAGAGggaggtgttcttttttttttcaacacagCGGCTTTGATTGCTTTATCGGTGTGTTCACAGAGAACCTCACACAAGAAAACGGGGCCCTCCCGAGGAGATGGCCCGTGGGTGCGGGCGGGCGGCCAGGCCCTGGCCCTCCTTCCTTTTCACTGCCTGGTTCCTGGCCGGCTCTCCATAGAGCCGGCCGGGCGGGCCCAGGCCTCACCTTACGCAGCTTGTACTCCTCCTCCACCTGGCCCAGCTCGTTCAGGTGGTTGAGCCAGGCAGAGACATCCAGCCTCTTGTACATGCTCTCCTCCGGGTGCGTCTCGGAGGACGGCAGCTTGGGGCGGCGGATGGAAAACTGCATGCAGGTCTTTTCGGGGGCGACCTGCTGGATGGGAGGAAAACTGGGCAAAGGTCAGGATCTCAGCCGCCAGCCTCAAGGCCAGCAGTGATTTTCCCAGGATGAAAAGCCTCTCTCTCTTCTGAAAGGAGGGCAAGGGCCGTCCCCTGCATACAAACCCCTAAATGGCGCGCGTAATTAGCcgcaattaaaatgaaaataccttCATCTTAAAATCGGTTTCCCTCTGCGGCTCCCTTGTCCCCGGCCCACTGTGCCACCGCCCCCCACTCTCTCCAGCGCCAGCCGCAAAAAACGGAATTAATGCCTCGTTGGGCCTAACTTCCCTCTGCCGGGAGGGCCTGCAATGAATTACATGTGATTGGCCACATACAAAGGGATGGCTGTTCTGCGAGCAGGGAGCCAGCCTGTCAGATTGTCTCCGCGCACAGTCACGAATCCAGGGCAAAACTGCAGCTGACATTTAATTCAAAAATCAAAGGTTGTTCAATGCAGGGGAGAGAAAGCCACGCTACTGTAATAAGGGAAGCCAGCAGGAGGCTCTGTGGGAAGGAAGGGAATTTTAAAGTCAGCCCCGTTTCTAATAAGCACATACAGTACCTTAAACAGATAATTAAAGAGCTCTTATTACATTTGTACGTAGATTGAGCAAAATATGGCAGGAAGTCTTGTCAAAACATGATTTTCAAGTGCAGAGCACTGACTTTACAGAGAGCCCTGGGCACAGGTTTCAAGCCCCAAGTTGCCGCTTTGATGGCCGAAAGCTACCGTGGGTCACACCCCGTAAACCCCTGGGCCCGGGGACCCCAGACACaggacccaggctggaggtgggcccctggggcgggggtgggga
Encoded here:
- the TBC1D16 gene encoding TBC1 domain family member 16 isoform X5, with amino-acid sequence MQFSIRRPKLPSSETHPEESMYKRLDVSAWLNHLNELGQVEEEYKLRKAIFFGGIDVSIRGEVWPFLLRYYSHESTSEEREALRLQKRKEYSDIQRRRLSMTPEEHRAFWRNVQFTVDKDVVRTDRSNQFFRGDDNPNVESMRRILLNYAVYNPAVGYSQGMSDLVAPILAEVLDESDTFWCFVGLMQNTIFVSSPRDEDMEKQLLYLRELLRLTHLRFYQHLVSLGEDGLQMLFCHRWLLLCFKREFPEAEALRIWEACWAHYQTDYFHLFICVAIVAIYGDDVIEQQLATDQMLLHFGNLAMHMNGELVLRKARSLLYQFRLLPRIPCSLHDLCKLCGTGMWDSGCMPAVECTGLHPGSESCPYGGTVEMPSPKPPREGKKGPKTPQDGFGFRR